The nucleotide window cttcaagttcttcaatttatttccaatgtgccgaaatatatttatattgctcggattgacaccaaattttgcgtgcaagtcttaaatgacattatggaaCTATTTCCGATCTCGAAATCCCGTTCGGACCTCGATATTATCAAAACCCgctctaaaccaaatttaaagaacttctaaaatcaagaaccaactttcactattatgcGCTAAAACggtcccgggtcatccaaaacacaatccgaacatacgcccaagtccgaaatcatcatacgaacctattggaaccgtcaaatctcgattccgaggtcatttactcaatatgttgaccaaagtcaaacttgaccttttaagccaaccctaaggaaccaagtgtttcgatttcaaccaaaactcttccaaatcccgaaccaaccatcctcgcaagtcataaatcagtaaaaacaTGTACGGGAATCATTATTTAGTGGAACGAGGTTTTAGAAAGcaaacgaccagtcaggtcgttacactttGTTCGTGAATCGAAAGGCTGTcaacctcccccctccccccaaaccaAAAAAAGAGGCCCCCGCTACAAGTTGAACTTGGGAGCATCTAATGCAAGCACGTTAAGCTTGTGCTAACTGCTTAGAAACGAGAACAAAAcattaaaatttgaaagaataaaataaataaataaaaagaagtgTAACAAGTAAAAGAACAACACAATATTcttttgtttaaaaaataatttaaggtaTTTGGCCAAGatgaaaaagtacttttgagcagtAACGAAAGTAGTTTTTctacttttgggaagaagctataaattttagcttcttccaagaagtagaagcagaagcagaaaattaatttatccaatacaaaaataaccttgcaataaatttatattttttaaattatctctcattaattaatacttttatttttctttttatttctactataccttttttctttttctttttatttcaatcatatttttattctctttctcgAATCCTAAGAGtagattttaaatttatattgaatGATATGTGCTTGACGGCCCCCCATAAGATGCTCACTTGGGGACTTCTTACTCCAGCTGTTCCAAGAGTCTCCGATAGTTGAACCGCGTCCAGTAAACTCCCTGTTCCACTCATCCCCTTCATCAGCTCTTTGATCGGGATACTATTACCTAGGTTCCTAAACTTTGAATGGATGACGGAGCGTAGGTGGCAAGCAGTTATATGGATACGGTGCTTTACCCGTAGACGCTTCTCCAGCTCTCGCAAGAATTGTATGTaagattttaaatttatattgaatGATGTATTTTAATATATCTAATTTATCatatcaataataaataataccaaATACTCAATACTATCGCTTTCGAACaactatattttatattgattgaaatttttaatttatattttttttatgttttatattttaattgaattcttttataataaatatttttttgaataatACTAATTGCAAACTCAACCTATACTATCATTTTTCgtaatttgaaaattaaaagtactttttaaaaaaattggtcAAACATAATGAGCTTGCAAAAATCACTACTCAAATGAATTGATCAAACACATTCcaacaaaattatttttcaaaataagtagTTTTTGGCAGTTTGGCTAAACAGGCTCTAAGCCATTTTTACTGCGCCGTAGGCTCCTTAAGTTTCTAAGTTCTCACTTTACCCTCTGAGGCATCACGTACCCTCCACGGGtcacctttctttctttttttacaattttttttgtacttttttattttttctacaaACATTAATATTGtctaatttgaaataaaattgtaaaatccATTATTAAAAATTTTGGGGATCTAAATCAAGGCTTTACTAGTCTCTTACTAGAGCCATTTGTCCACCCCTAATATTTCAATCAAATTTATAGAGTTTCACTTAAGATAGGGCAACAATGACAAGAACATTAATGACATTGAGCGTGtcattcaattaccaaatatgaaTGAAGTTGGTTGAACAGTACGTTCATGATGGGGCAATAGTCTGTAAATAATTGTTGATCGTCAATGAGGGGTAGCTCAACAGAACTGGTGGCCTAAaaccaaaatatattaaaaagacCCTGAAACTTATTTTATAAAATCCATATAATATTGAGACACAAAAAAAACTACATGACTTTGATCTAATGGTGAGAGCGCAACTCATGATGTATGAGTTAGGCGCACTTCATATAGTATTGAATTCTTCCCTTAAGTGAAAATGGTACAGGGTGAGCCCATTATTCATCGTGTTTTAAACCTTGCGACATTTGTCTCGGAGATTTCTTAGTTAAAAAAGAGGAGATACAAAAGAACTTGCTTTCTGGTGTGTGGATCAATCAAATGTGACAAAAAGGAATAATTAATTTAGAGAATTTGAGTTAAAATTAGAAAGGAAAATCGTGAGAACCATGAAAAAAGACTATACataaaggaagaaaaataaaatttatgagaaggtaaatatattatttaatttagtgagaaaaatttaggaaaaatttcacataagaacaaCTTGGCTCcctacttttaaattttatagcccatatttcaatttacaaccaactagcccTAAAATAATAGGttaagattcaacatccaactcaaataggttctcaaaattactatttaatttttagaaaAGATTGCTCAagtttttaagttaattttcgaatcagtaacCGTGACTCAAATATCaattcaacaaaccaaatccatttggggtggtgaaaattagatttttaacaagcttaaatacgtgggtttaaatttcgaatttgatttgtgagaaatttggagtggatGTTATTTAGatttgttagaaatagtataaagaggttatatataaaatttgaattcatttaatagagatttggactggttttgaacaagaattgcaacttaaaatcgtggaagaagttcgtctacaaacgtttgtataaaggtgtataaaagtgtataagatgtgtttatacattcatatacactattatacaagattatatataattatacaaaaaCTAATTTCGTCTTCTTCCTcgcgtcttttctgaaatttaactcaaatcttgctcaaatctactccaaatcacttcaaatttaaattttgaactcattttgatattttcaatcaattggaacaacactcaatccacacaactaacaaactaaaaaaattatattttcgaaAGCAAACTTTGAATAgccttcaatggtggacttctactctttaatttttttacatTGCAACCAGGTGACATAGGGGAAGAAGCAGTAATGGCGGACGGCCCTCCGAAGCATATGTaaaagatgtgagaagaagagaaagTGAAAGCAATAGTTGTGAGAACACAGATTTAATTCCATAACTTTTAGAAacaatggttgtaagaacacaaATTTTGAATTTGCAAGAGCTAGTGTTTTCAAAATATGCACAATATGGGCTAGGTTGGGTAGAACTTAAAAACATGTGTCATTTTTTGTTATGGTATGACgtcatgtgtattttcttataattctttcaaaaatttatcaaATTAACTCCCTCAATCTTATATCTAccaaatattaaaaattattaaaatttgaaaggttttattaataattatataaatataaattatgaaATATATATTAACAGTAGTGCTTCTTATATTTTGGGCCTTAAATGTTTGGGGGTCTAAGGTTGCCTTACCTtaccctagagccgcccttgcCTGGATTTGATTATCAAGACACTTGCAACGAAACTTGAAACGGAGTGAAAGAAGTAACATAGTAATGGAAGTTGATTTAGGGACTCATGACCAACTTATTGTTTCTCAATCTCAATGTAAAAGAAGAAAAGTATCTCTTGACGGCGTAGCTTTAGATCAGATTTTCGGCGAGAATGAAGCTGTTTTACCTACCTTGCGATCTACTGATTATTTTACTGAGCCTTGCTTGAGTGAATTGGCTATTAGGGAGCTTATTAGCCCAGGGTATTGCAGCAGTGTTCAAGATTTTACTGTTGGGAGGTTTGGATATGGATTTGTCAAGTTTTTTGGGGAAACAGATGTTAGAGGGTTGGATTTGGATCGGATTGTGACGTTTGGCAGGCACGAGGTGGTTGTATATGAAGATGAAAATGACAAGCCTCCAGTTGGCGAGGGACTTAACAAGCCTGCTGAAGTAACTTTGCTACTGAAAATACGATCCTCGAAAAATTGTGATGTGGATTCTTCTAGAGAAATGGTGGAGAAGTTGAGATGTAGAACCGAGAGGCAAGGAGCACGTTTTATCTCGTTTAATCCATCAAATGGAGAATGGAAATTCTCCGTTCAGCATTTCAGCAGATTTGGTTTGatggatgatgatgaagaagatatgATAATGGATGATGTGTCTCCAGAAGTTCAAGACCCAGAGGATATGAATGGAGGAGACGTTTCCTACATTGATGAAGAAACCACCTTAGTCAATACAACTGATCTTTCACATTCTCTTCCTGCTCATCTTGGGTTAGATCCTATGAAGATGAGAGAAATGAGAATGCTGATGTTTCCAGCAGAAGAGGAGGATGTAGATGATTATCATGGCGGGCCTTCTGATAGAAAACCACAATTCAGCAAAGAATCTTCAAAATCCCCTTTCCAGCATAAATACCCGAGAATTAGTCCACCTTTGACCCGCAAGACTCCATTGGCTTTGATCGAATACAAACATGGTAGTTTTGGCTCGGACTCACCAGGGTCCATTTTGCTGACCCAACAAAATAAGGGTGTGCTTCTAAAGACAACAAAGGTTGAAGGTTTCAAGCTGGATATCGGGCAGCAAACACCTATAAGTGGAAGCCACTCTCATAATGTTGTTGATGCAGGATTGTTCATGCGTAGATCATTTGGAGTTGGCTGGGGGCCTAATGGTGTTCTTATCCATTCTGGCGCGCCAGTTGGTAGTAAAGACAGTCAAAGTTTGTCCTCGATAATCAATTTGGAGAAGGTCGCATTTGACCAAGTAGCTAGAGATGACAATAAAAAGTTTAAGGAGGAACTTGTTGATTTGTGCTTTGATTCACCCCTCCTCCTTCACAAGGAAATTAGTCATGAAACCAAAGAGTTTGGGGAGGGAGCCTTCACGTTAAAGCTACAAAGAGTTGTGTGTGATCGCCTAATGCTTTCAGATGTATGTCGGAGTTATATTGGTATTGTTGAGAGGCAGTTGGAGGTTCCTGGATTATCTTCAGCATCCCGTGTTCTTCTGATGCACCAAGCAATGATTTGGGAATTAATAAAAGTGCTTTTTTCATCCAGACAATTGAGTGGGAAATCAAAGTCTCTAGAAGATGAGGATGAGGAAGACATGATACCTGATACGAGAGAAACTGTTTCAGATGTTGATCCAGAAGCACTTCCAGTGATAAGGAGAGCAGAATTCAGCTATTGGTTGCAAGAGAGTGTTTGTCACAGGGTGCAGGAAGAAGTAAGCTCTTTGAACGATTCAAGCGATCTACAACATATGTTCTTACTTCTAACTGGTCGGCAGCTGGATGCTGCTGTGGAACTGGCTGCCTCTAGAGGAGATGTGCGACTTGCATGTCTTCTTAGCCAAGCTGGTGGTTCGATGGTTAATCGTTCTGATGTTGTTAGGCAGCTTGATCTTTGGAGAGTAAATGGATTGGACTTCAATTTTGTTGAGACAGAGAGGATTAGGGTTCTTGAGTTGGTTGCTGGAAACATTCATAGAGCTCTGCATGATGTAGACATTGACTGGAAACGGTTTCTGGGGTTGTTGATGTGGTATCAGCTTCCACCAGAAACTGAATTGCCTGTTTTATTCCGCACATATCAGCGGCTTCTCAATGAAGGAAAAGCTCCATCTCCAGTTCCAGTTTATATTGATGAAGGACCTGTAGAAGTGTCTTTGAATTGGCATGTAGTGAAACATTTTGACCTTGGTTATTATCTTATGCTTCTTCATGCCAATCAAGAAATTGATTTCAGTGCTCTAAAGACGATGTTCAGTGCCTTTGCTTCAACAAATGACCCCCTTGACTACCACATGATCTGGCATCAACGAGCTGTTTTAGAAGCCATTGGTGCCTTCAGTTCTAACGATCTTCATGTCCTAGACATTAGTTTCATTTCTCAGCTGCTGTGTCTTGGTCAATGTCATTGGGCTGTCTATGTGGCGCTTCACATGCCTCACCGTGAAGATTGTCCTTATTTGCAAGCTGCTCTTATAAGGGAAATACTCTTTCAGTACTGTGAAACTTGGAGTTCTCAGTACTTACAGCGGCAGTTTATTGAGGATCTAGGTATTCCATCAGAATGGTTGAACGAGGCTTTGGTGAGTCAGTGGCCTTACTTTGATTTCAGTTTTATGTTGATCCATGCTTCTTGTTTCCACTTTATGGCAAATCAAAGCTAATCTATGTCACCGAGATATTATTGCTTGCTGTTTCTGATAAGATGGTTTAACATTATGCTGAAAGGAGAGCAATTTCCAGCGTGTACTTTGAAATTTCTTTTGTTGAATGCTAGTGCTTTTTTGTCAAATTAGTGCTTTGCCTGCAGTTGATTGCCACTTGTGTGGAATCACTCTTCTGCTTGCATCTTATTTTTCACCCCTGGCTTACTCTATTGCAGGCAACATATTTTAATTACTACTCTGAATTCTCCAAAGCTCTAGAACACTTTTTGGAATGCGGAAAGTGGCAGAAAGCGCATACCATTTTTATGACTTCAGTTGCTCATTCTCTTTTCCTATCAGGTACACGGTTGCTTATCTCTAGATTCATCTATATATCTTTTTTGATCGTTTAGATTCATCTTTATATCTTACTATTCATTATCAGAATATGTACCTAGAGACATCTGTGTTTAATATATCTCTTCTTTTATTCCCAAAAGTTATATAGCTTTACCACTTGCAATACAGTAAGTTCAGTTCCAGAAGGATGCTTTTTTCCCGTTGTTTGcccttccctttttttcttctatCTTCAATCTTTTTCTTACATGAACCTTGTTTAATAATTTAGAACAGAATTAATAAAACGCCGTAAGACTTGTCTTCTAATGGCCATCTGGGTCATCATCAAGTCTAAATGTCTCATCATGTAATTTGTTATGTGCTCATATACTCTGATATGCATCACCTATTTGATTTTGGGGCTTGTTCTACAGCTTTATCTTTTTACTCAAAAGTTGTTCTGGTACTAAATTACTCAAATATTGTTAATTCACAGAAGAACACTCTGAAATATGGAGGCTAGCAGCTTCCATGGAGGACCACAAGTCAGAAATTGAAGATTGGGATCTGGGGGCTGGAATATATGTAACTTTTTATTTGTTGAGAAGTTCTTTGCAGGAGGACAATGACACTATGAATCAAGAGGTATGAAATTTCTCTGTTATCTAGTTACATGTGTTTGAATCCTTTTCTCAAGTGGATCGGAGCTGTTAACCTTGTTAGATCAAAATTTGCTTTATTTGATGGTTGCATGTATAAATGCGGACGAATGACATTTTTGCATCCATAGTTGCGCTGAAAGTTTTGACCTCCCCCCTGGTACTATTACAATTGGGAGGTGACATACATCTTGGAACAAAATGCTCTTTTCAGGTGGATGTGGGAAGCCTATGTACTTAATGACTGGAAAACTGGACTGGAAATGAGATTTTATCTCTGCAGCTTGGTCAGTGATCAACTTGTAGATGCACAGTTCATGTAGGAATTGAATGACTGTCTTATTACTGCATAGTAATAGGAAGTAGAGTGAATATCTGTGTACGATTATAGGTTGAAGCCTTATGGATATATCTCCTAGTTATTCGAAAACATTTTAGGAGATTGACAAAACACATTTTTATTGACAGGGCTCTCTGGAAAACAAAAACAGTGATTGTGCAGACTTCATCAGTCGCTTAAACAACTCTTTGGCTGTTTGGACTAGCAGATTGCCTGTTGAAGCAAGGTACTTAATATTGAATTATTAATAGTCTTATGTTCAAATTTCAATGGAGGCAAAAACATACGATGATTTCTTTCCATCTGCCTAAGCCTTAGTAGGTAGAGTTACATGGTACTTGTGTTGGTAGGAGTGGTAGGAGGTAGAACGTACCCGGTGGAATAGTTAAGGTGCGATTAAGCTGGTTAGGGCACCATCGCCACAAAAGATACTGAAACATGAGGCTGGCAGTTGATTGGTAGGAGTGGTAGGAGGTAGAACGTACCCGGTGGAATAGTTAAGGTGCGATTAAGCTGGTTAGGGCACCATCGCCACAAAAGATACTGAAACATGAGGCTGGCAGTTGACTGTTTTCTGCTGGAGgccacaccccccccccccccaccagcTCATTGAACCCATAAACCTTGCTTTCTCATTTTTAATGTTTGATTTCTCACGTATGATTCATAGATAAATTTATGTTGAAGTAAAGTATCCCAGAAAGCAATTAAACTTGGCATGATCCTCGAATGCTTTTAAGTCCATTTAGTGTAGGCCAGAGCTCCTATAGTAAGAAGATTGAACTAATGAATGTATATTGTCTCTAGGGTGGTTTATTCGAAGATGGCTGAGGAGATATGCAATTTGCTGCTTTCTGATAGCGGTGGAAGTTCAGAAAATGAGGTTCAGCTAAGCTGCTATGATACCATATTCAAGGCACCCATACCTGAAGTTACCCGTGCATACCATTTGCAGGATGCTGTGTCTCTTTTTACATCTTACCTTTCGGAGGTGGCGTCATAGCCCTTATGTCGAGACCCATCTCTCTAGTTTAACAGCAAAATTTTGTATGTTTATACGCCGTGAAAAGTGTGAACATTAATGTAGTAATAGCTAGGACGCCAAGAAATGTGTTTTGGGGAAGAGGAAAATATCATCCATGTTACGTGGGTAAAATCCTTTTGCATTGCCGTCTAGTTAGGCACACTTGTGGTGTACGTGAAATATTTTTCCCTCAGCACTAAGTGTGATTTACGAAAATAGAGAAACAGGAGATCTTTTGTATGGGATAAAGAATGACTTTGTTCATGTGAAGAATAGCTGCTTATTTCTGTTCTTTTGGTGCATTATGAGGTTTTGAATTGTATAGAAAATTGATTGTATTTCGTATTGAATCATATGCAGGTTATCTTCTTTTTTGTTATACTATTTGTATGcaagaatttagtttctaacaTTAATAATATTATTTACCTTATTAGAAGAATTTCTCACGACTAAAAATTGAGAAAATTTACaaccataaataaaataaagttggatGTATTTTTCGGTAAAGAAATTGTCCCCGTACCATTTTTCAATTTACGTTCCATACAAGTTGTatgatacaacaacaatatacccagtattacgtttcataaaataaaataaataaactttAAGCGTTAcataataatatttaaaaaaaattagattaataatatatactatattaaaaatacgaaggcccttagcgaaatgtcgttcgccttttttaccctttaaaaaaagattttacattggATAAATTTGTAATTTTAAGTTGCTTTCCTAaattttaggactttaaaatcaactaaaatttgttttattaaatctttccttattaaaCTAGATAACAAATCCTAATATTTAGCACTTTAAATTATTAACCTTTTTACTTTATATGTATATCCTTATTTGACGCTATTAATATTAAAGCTTTAAAACTATATTAAACTATAAGATTTTCTTATTATTCAAAACTTTAGAAATTATTCGTAATATTTTCTAGAAGTAAAAAAGCACAATAATTCTAGAAGCACAAAAAACGAATCAATATTGACATACTAATGAACAATGATTTTGGAAGCACTAAAACGAATCAAAATTGACATACTAATGGTTTTTAACTATTTGAAATCAAAAATTCTATTCAACAAAGTtctaattatagttaaattttaaaattgggatgaactaatattaagaatttgataataaaagttaatttattttctttaatgtcgaaaataaataattaagattTTTAATTAACTAATGCAAAAGAGTTCAagttaatatttttgaaaattcatTATATAAGTAAGTGTATTTGTCACGTTAACAACTCTTTAAggtataaaaattaatttttgtagAAAGAGCATTAATgatgaaagaaattaaaaagtcaaTTTATGATACAAGATTAAGAGTCAAATTGATATTAATATGAATTTGAAGCAATAAAGATGAAATAGTAGATGACCAAATATATTATAAATgagttgtctttttttttttctttcttgcatTCGGTTATTCAGTCTTATAGGTGACAATGTCTCGCTATATTATCTTTTTAAATTAAGTTAGTTGTAGTAAAATATTATTCAACATTAgttattttttaaactttataTTGTCACTATAAATTTTTAGGAGGTATAATGTCAACTTTCATCCTAAATTTTTAGAAGACCAACAGATTTAATTTACAAATTTTTATATAAGTCCTTTTTAAATCACAAATAAAGCATCTGAAAAACTTGTATGGTATATGATATCTTTATTTATTGAGCTAGCTAAATGAGAACAATATTTATTATGTTAAAAAAAATCTCTAAcgtttattttataattttatataactcaaataaattcTATTCAGTCACAATTCAAAAAGTAGTAAATCTTTTAAGAAGATATTATTATCGGAAATACATATATAGCAGCTACATAAAGCTCTAATTCAtggccaaaaaaaaaagaaaaccgaATTTAAATTCAATCCACTATTTAACAAGATCTAATGATTTGAATTGATTTCTTTACGAAAATATGTTggtgtaattttaatttttaatattcgAATGTAATAAATTTTATCTGACagaaaagttggaaaaaaatacatcaaataaatatTTGATTGCCTGTAGGACTACAATTTGAAGTCAAATTACCTATTGATTTAACATTCAGAaacctcttttttttctctttttcagtcTAAAACTTTCAATTATTTCGACACAAGTATTGCTATTTCAATATTTTGTTTGTTCCTAACCTTCCATggttagttattaattgttggaTAGGCTTTTGAAAGTTATTTAGTTCTCTTTCTGATAGGTTTTTACAGAAAAGTTCGATTTTCTTctattatattttgtatttgatatttatttatcTAATGAATATAGTATTCACATGATTTTGGGACGAGATTAGGAGGAATGAATTCTTTcagtcttttaattttttttaaatgtgcCATGTATTTCATAGTTCTTGTAAATTTTTTATTGGCATGATAACTTAATCATATTATTTTATGATCTAAGCTTTAATTATTGATTTAAACTTCATGTCGCTTAGTATTTTTTATGTTCGTCTGTAACTTTATTCACATATTTGATATTTATTATATATTGTCGCCAGTTTTGGTTATACAAACTTTTATGAGATGAAAATAAGCAGACGACTCAAACGAAGGGAATAAAATGGTGAGAATAACCTTACATTTTTTAGATGACTAGATTCATTTTTCTTATTCCAAAACTCTAATTTTTCATATTGTTTTCTAAATTTCCTCCCCCCTCCCCTCTTTAAATTACAATAATTGAAAATGTAGTACAAGCTAAGGTTAGTATATATGAAAATTATCACAAATATATCGATGctaaattgataaaaaaatatataaaattgggATGAAGCATTTGTAGTCAAAAGCATTATTTTTGTACATATATTTACTTGACGCGTGGTACACGTGCACGTACACtaaactagtatatatatataaacatgattgattattaattataaattataaatagTTTGTGGCGTGAGAATTGTACTTGttgatttaaaaagaaaaagaaactattgTACTTGTAGCCCCCAGTTGATGAGACGGCTGAGAAGTGTGTTAACACCTGATCACGACCCCTTTCAAAACATATAAACAAAACACTTGCTTGCAATTCGTCGATCCCAAACGCCAGCGAAGCTTCCTCTCTCTTTTGTTACTGCCACACGCCGCCTTCGAATTTGGAcgatacgcgtatatatatatatatatatatatatatatatatatatatatatatatatattcattcatCCCCACACCAAATTCCAGAAACACCCACTTCTTCTGGCGACCCTTGGACCGTTCACTCCGaggatcatcatcttcttctctatttttttttttcttttctgacgCTTCTCCTTTTACCCCAATTCTATTACTTGAAGATGCCTCGTACTTCATCCAAGAAGGGCGTTACTGGTTCTGCTGCCTCCACCAATCCTGCCGTCGATTTGTTTCGCTCCGGTAAAACTTCCTCTTCCGATTGTTTACAATTTTAATTATTGATTCCAATGCATCTTCTCGAAAAATTAGTATTGCATGTTTGCTTCGCACATGGAgtttatgttgttttatgtgaatGTTCTCCCAACTTTTAAAGTTCCTATTCTTTGAATAaagattttaattatttttcttttggatAGATCATGTAACCCTCTCCcttccctttttgtttttatgAGTATTAGATCATGTAGACCCCATAGAAATTGGATGTTGATAACTGATGGTTAATTCGCATTAGTGGCTTCCAAATCTTGGGACATGTACAATTAGATTAGTTTCAGTGAAGTGTCTATGACAAGAGGGTAGAGGTTACCCGATAGTCCGGTACTTGTACTAGTGGGAGGTAGTGGGTACTCAATGGAATAGCTGAGCTACGTGCAAGCTATCCCGACACCACCGCCATCGGAAAAAAAAGGAGGGTTTTACCG belongs to Nicotiana tabacum cultivar K326 chromosome 6, ASM71507v2, whole genome shotgun sequence and includes:
- the LOC107824484 gene encoding nuclear pore complex protein NUP96 — encoded protein: MEVDLGTHDQLIVSQSQCKRRKVSLDGVALDQIFGENEAVLPTLRSTDYFTEPCLSELAIRELISPGYCSSVQDFTVGRFGYGFVKFFGETDVRGLDLDRIVTFGRHEVVVYEDENDKPPVGEGLNKPAEVTLLLKIRSSKNCDVDSSREMVEKLRCRTERQGARFISFNPSNGEWKFSVQHFSRFGLMDDDEEDMIMDDVSPEVQDPEDMNGGDVSYIDEETTLVNTTDLSHSLPAHLGLDPMKMREMRMLMFPAEEEDVDDYHGGPSDRKPQFSKESSKSPFQHKYPRISPPLTRKTPLALIEYKHGSFGSDSPGSILLTQQNKGVLLKTTKVEGFKLDIGQQTPISGSHSHNVVDAGLFMRRSFGVGWGPNGVLIHSGAPVGSKDSQSLSSIINLEKVAFDQVARDDNKKFKEELVDLCFDSPLLLHKEISHETKEFGEGAFTLKLQRVVCDRLMLSDVCRSYIGIVERQLEVPGLSSASRVLLMHQAMIWELIKVLFSSRQLSGKSKSLEDEDEEDMIPDTRETVSDVDPEALPVIRRAEFSYWLQESVCHRVQEEVSSLNDSSDLQHMFLLLTGRQLDAAVELAASRGDVRLACLLSQAGGSMVNRSDVVRQLDLWRVNGLDFNFVETERIRVLELVAGNIHRALHDVDIDWKRFLGLLMWYQLPPETELPVLFRTYQRLLNEGKAPSPVPVYIDEGPVEVSLNWHVVKHFDLGYYLMLLHANQEIDFSALKTMFSAFASTNDPLDYHMIWHQRAVLEAIGAFSSNDLHVLDISFISQLLCLGQCHWAVYVALHMPHREDCPYLQAALIREILFQYCETWSSQYLQRQFIEDLGIPSEWLNEALATYFNYYSEFSKALEHFLECGKWQKAHTIFMTSVAHSLFLSEEHSEIWRLAASMEDHKSEIEDWDLGAGIYVTFYLLRSSLQEDNDTMNQEGSLENKNSDCADFISRLNNSLAVWTSRLPVEARVVYSKMAEEICNLLLSDSGGSSENEVQLSCYDTIFKAPIPEVTRAYHLQDAVSLFTSYLSEVAS